In Ferroplasma sp., a single window of DNA contains:
- the ppsA gene encoding phosphoenolpyruvate synthase, giving the protein MTDRTSARILWFSEISKEDVPIVGGKSANLGEMVKLKSVPVPNGFSTTSLAYREFIKENNLDEKILSIIKGTDIDNSKKLKDASEKIRELFLSSHFNHTLGQEIREYYRKLIEKEKNIYVAVRSSATSEDLPDASFAGEQDTYLNIHGEDDVVQNIKECFASLFSPRAIYYREKKHFDHFNVALAVAVQKQLFSEVSGVMFTVDVSNGDSSRIIIESSYGLGEYIVGGVVTPDTFYVDKNTMKIEERIITNKSKMLKCLETGGTEELIVDSEMAERQSISDSEIMELANYGIQLEKHYGNSMDIEWARDSFDHKIYVLQARFETVWKNNNGEKKMEQEKEADENDVILKGLPASPGKISGTARVLLNVDEMEKFREGDILVTKMTAPDWVPIMGKARAIITDEGGLTCHAAIISRELGVPCIVGTSSFGQKATESLRDGETITVDAKNGLVYLGGITEFSAPAETTAPVSYESDIITGTKVLVNMGEPQLSERVSKLPSDGIGLMREEFIWAEIGEHPLSLIKSGRGDYFVDKLSSELARVCRDFAPRPVVLRFSDFKSDEYKSLKGGSEFEPEEDNPLLGWRGASRYYDERYREAFKLELKAIKKARDEYLLKNLWVMIPFTRTVEELKKVVKIMEDNGLERTKDFKLFLMSEIPSNIVLADKFNQYVDGYSIGSNDLTMLLLGSDRNNGKMSSMFDERDLAVKRAIRYLIKIAHRDGKIVSICGQAPSQYDEIVDFLVRSGIDDISVNPDAVVHVRKMVASVEKRIQLEAALGKVQTDPDWDLP; this is encoded by the coding sequence ATGACAGATAGAACCAGTGCGAGAATACTGTGGTTTAGTGAAATTTCAAAAGAAGATGTGCCAATAGTTGGAGGCAAGTCAGCCAATCTGGGTGAGATGGTAAAATTGAAATCGGTCCCGGTTCCAAACGGATTTTCCACCACCAGCCTTGCATACAGAGAATTCATAAAAGAAAATAACCTGGACGAAAAAATTCTTAGTATAATAAAAGGCACGGACATTGATAACTCAAAAAAGCTTAAGGACGCAAGTGAAAAAATCAGGGAGCTATTCCTCAGTTCACATTTTAATCACACCCTGGGGCAGGAAATAAGGGAATACTACAGGAAGCTCATAGAAAAAGAAAAAAATATTTATGTCGCTGTCAGGTCTTCGGCAACATCTGAGGATCTCCCTGATGCAAGCTTCGCCGGGGAACAGGATACATATCTCAACATACATGGAGAGGACGATGTGGTTCAGAATATAAAGGAATGTTTTGCCAGTCTCTTCTCTCCCAGGGCCATATATTACAGGGAAAAGAAACATTTCGACCATTTCAACGTTGCACTTGCCGTTGCAGTTCAGAAACAGTTATTTTCTGAGGTCTCCGGTGTGATGTTTACCGTGGATGTTTCAAACGGGGACAGTTCCAGAATAATTATTGAATCCAGCTATGGCCTTGGGGAATATATTGTGGGTGGTGTTGTTACGCCTGATACATTCTACGTGGACAAAAACACAATGAAAATAGAAGAGAGAATTATAACAAACAAGAGCAAAATGCTTAAATGCCTTGAAACAGGAGGTACAGAGGAACTGATAGTTGATTCGGAAATGGCAGAAAGGCAGTCCATTTCAGACAGTGAAATAATGGAACTGGCTAATTATGGAATACAGCTTGAGAAACACTATGGAAATAGCATGGACATAGAATGGGCCAGAGATTCTTTTGACCATAAAATATATGTTTTGCAGGCAAGATTTGAGACTGTGTGGAAAAATAATAACGGTGAAAAAAAGATGGAACAGGAAAAGGAAGCAGATGAGAATGATGTAATTTTAAAGGGGTTGCCGGCATCGCCAGGGAAAATATCAGGTACTGCCAGGGTACTTCTGAATGTGGACGAGATGGAGAAATTCAGGGAGGGAGACATACTTGTTACAAAGATGACGGCTCCTGACTGGGTACCGATAATGGGAAAGGCCCGTGCGATTATAACAGATGAGGGAGGGTTAACTTGCCATGCCGCTATAATTTCCAGGGAACTTGGGGTTCCCTGTATAGTGGGAACATCCTCATTCGGTCAGAAGGCAACAGAGAGCCTAAGGGATGGAGAGACAATCACTGTGGATGCCAAGAATGGTCTTGTATATCTGGGTGGAATTACGGAATTCAGTGCACCTGCTGAGACAACTGCACCTGTTTCCTATGAAAGCGATATAATAACCGGCACAAAGGTTCTGGTTAATATGGGTGAACCACAGCTATCAGAGAGGGTATCGAAGTTGCCATCCGATGGAATAGGCCTTATGAGGGAGGAATTCATATGGGCTGAAATAGGAGAGCATCCACTTTCACTTATCAAGAGTGGAAGGGGTGACTATTTCGTTGATAAGCTGTCCTCTGAACTGGCAAGAGTATGCAGGGACTTTGCACCAAGGCCAGTGGTCCTTCGTTTCTCAGATTTCAAGTCAGATGAATATAAAAGCCTGAAGGGTGGGTCGGAATTCGAGCCAGAGGAGGATAATCCTCTCCTGGGATGGAGGGGTGCCTCAAGGTATTATGACGAAAGGTACAGGGAGGCCTTTAAACTGGAATTGAAGGCCATCAAGAAGGCCAGGGATGAATACCTTCTAAAGAATCTATGGGTAATGATACCTTTTACCAGAACCGTGGAGGAATTAAAGAAGGTAGTAAAAATAATGGAGGATAATGGCCTGGAAAGAACCAAGGATTTCAAGCTGTTTCTAATGTCAGAAATACCAAGCAATATTGTTCTCGCGGATAAATTTAACCAGTATGTGGACGGATATTCAATAGGTTCAAATGACCTTACAATGCTTCTTCTTGGATCTGACAGAAACAACGGAAAAATGAGCTCCATGTTCGACGAACGTGACCTTGCAGTGAAAAGGGCGATCCGGTATCTAATAAAAATTGCACACAGGGATGGAAAAATAGTATCAATATGTGGCCAGGCGCCTTCACAGTACGATGAAATAGTTGATTTCCTTGTGAGATCTGGTATAGATGATATTTCTGTTAATCCCGATGCAGTTGTCCATGTAAGAAAGATGGTTGCATCTGTAGAAAAGAGAATACAGCTGGAAGCTGCATTGGGAAAGGTGCAGACAGACCCTGATTGGGATCTACCCTAA
- a CDS encoding alpha/beta hydrolase, giving the protein MLEDKFITVQDSKIHYIEDGNGTPIIFCHGARFNARTYEETGTIQTAVDAGYHAISVDFPGYGKSENLSTDLFTFISEFMGAMKLEQAVVLGASMGGEAAVGFATKYPEKTRALILVGAVGVTDMESGLSMIADKPTLLIWGKNDAISAPSNYEIIMRYNTAAEFSNIGRQHACYLDDPKGFNDRIKAFLEEIKGK; this is encoded by the coding sequence ATGTTGGAAGACAAATTCATTACAGTGCAGGATTCAAAAATACACTATATAGAGGACGGAAATGGAACACCAATTATTTTTTGCCATGGCGCAAGATTCAATGCCAGAACCTATGAAGAAACAGGAACAATACAGACGGCAGTGGATGCCGGTTATCATGCAATTTCTGTAGATTTTCCGGGCTATGGAAAATCAGAAAATCTTTCTACCGACCTTTTTACATTCATATCGGAGTTTATGGGGGCCATGAAACTTGAACAGGCCGTCGTTCTCGGCGCATCCATGGGCGGGGAGGCTGCGGTTGGATTTGCAACAAAATATCCAGAAAAGACCCGGGCCCTTATACTTGTTGGGGCTGTGGGAGTAACAGACATGGAATCTGGCCTCAGTATGATTGCAGATAAGCCCACCCTCCTAATCTGGGGTAAAAATGATGCCATATCAGCTCCTTCAAATTATGAAATCATAATGCGTTATAATACGGCTGCAGAATTCTCTAACATAGGAAGGCAGCACGCCTGCTATCTCGACGACCCTAAGGGATTCAATGACAGAATAAAAGCCTTTCTTGAGGAAATAAAAGGTAAATAG
- a CDS encoding NAD(P)/FAD-dependent oxidoreductase, with amino-acid sequence MEERIRIAGLGISGLYLYWRLKNDGFDVTGFDIKKEKFYIPCGYATNENIMQKYMSLINIDFEKYVFSRANQITFAGNKFDDRILDPSGLCTFDKNKLEEDGRNSIEISKINRNKGGLIIDATGISRSYLGKSPGDSQYFTLEYLTDSSDHRDFYFYFFEGGRGYFWSFPLGNRYHIGAGSLSKADLDTVRKYIPVRITSRNIRMSPQFSYIQNGNVIGVGEAIGTVSPITGEGIVPSLRSAEILYECIKKYGIEDAGNAYRHRIMDEFGYYYRLSRLVSNIQAGRILNLSNIAAIKYVKKTVNEFGIRLEILSFIRHFI; translated from the coding sequence GTGGAAGAAAGGATAAGAATAGCCGGATTGGGCATTTCAGGATTATACCTGTACTGGCGTTTAAAAAACGATGGATTTGATGTTACCGGATTTGATATAAAGAAGGAAAAATTCTACATACCCTGCGGATACGCAACAAACGAAAACATAATGCAGAAGTATATGTCACTGATAAATATTGACTTCGAAAAATACGTATTTTCACGTGCAAATCAAATAACATTTGCAGGGAATAAGTTTGATGACAGGATACTTGACCCGTCCGGGCTCTGTACATTTGATAAAAATAAACTGGAAGAGGATGGCAGAAATAGTATTGAAATATCAAAAATCAATAGAAATAAGGGAGGATTAATTATCGATGCAACAGGCATTTCTAGATCCTATCTTGGCAAATCCCCGGGAGACTCACAGTATTTTACTCTGGAATATTTAACAGATAGCTCTGATCACAGGGATTTTTATTTTTATTTTTTCGAAGGTGGTAGGGGGTACTTCTGGAGTTTTCCTCTTGGAAACAGATACCATATAGGTGCCGGGTCGCTCTCTAAGGCTGACCTGGATACGGTTAGAAAATACATACCTGTAAGAATAACCTCCAGAAATATTAGAATGTCCCCGCAATTCAGTTACATTCAAAATGGAAATGTTATAGGAGTGGGAGAGGCCATAGGAACGGTTTCACCGATCACTGGGGAGGGGATTGTTCCATCATTGAGAAGTGCTGAAATACTGTATGAATGTATAAAAAAGTATGGCATTGAAGATGCAGGAAATGCATACAGGCATCGTATTATGGATGAATTTGGTTATTATTACAGGCTTTCCAGGCTGGTGTCAAATATACAGGCAGGAAGGATATTAAACCTCAGCAATATAGCCGCCATAAAATATGTTAAAAAAACTGTAAACGAGTTTGGGATCCGGCTGGAGATACTTTCATTTATAAGGCATTTCATTTAA
- a CDS encoding metal-dependent transcriptional regulator gives MNFKNNEEDYVKTIFSLSEAFEVANENQISRDLNVSMATVSEYLNKLERKKIIRRDGRNITLTREGYAMAIPVIKKHRISEVFAVKMLEVPWEYSHSAVMDIEHTIEDRYFDNFIKNLGNPLKCPHGNSIYNMTKIDDIKALLAGDGKYRISRIVYEDTSMLKKMADLGMYPDTIVEIIQGDLVTLSNNNGELKLSPVMSRTIMLVK, from the coding sequence ATGAATTTCAAGAACAATGAAGAGGATTATGTTAAAACAATCTTTTCTTTATCAGAGGCATTCGAGGTGGCCAACGAAAATCAGATAAGCCGGGATTTAAATGTGTCAATGGCCACAGTTTCAGAATACCTTAATAAACTTGAAAGAAAGAAAATTATCAGAAGGGATGGCAGGAATATAACCCTTACACGGGAAGGCTATGCCATGGCCATACCAGTGATTAAAAAACACAGGATATCAGAGGTATTCGCTGTCAAAATGCTGGAAGTTCCCTGGGAATATTCGCACTCTGCTGTAATGGATATTGAACATACCATTGAGGATAGATACTTTGACAATTTTATTAAAAACCTCGGCAATCCTTTAAAATGCCCCCATGGAAACTCCATATACAATATGACCAAAATAGATGACATAAAAGCACTTCTTGCAGGTGATGGAAAATACAGGATAAGCCGTATTGTTTATGAGGACACATCAATGCTAAAAAAAATGGCAGATCTGGGGATGTATCCTGACACAATTGTGGAGATCATACAGGGAGATTTAGTTACTCTCTCAAATAACAACGGGGAGCTGAAACTATCACCTGTAATGTCCAGAACTATAATGTTAGTTAAATAA